A stretch of the Neodiprion lecontei isolate iyNeoLeco1 chromosome 4, iyNeoLeco1.1, whole genome shotgun sequence genome encodes the following:
- the LOC107224206 gene encoding hippocampus abundant transcript 1 protein isoform X4, with protein MKLKKRKSWCVQCVSMPAKVSKKVVGMIIRSRKSIMKDGVITSSGIGEASVYHALVVIFLEFFAWGLLTMPIIAVLNKTFPDHTFLMNGLIMGIKGILSFLSAPLIGALSDVWGRKFFLLITVAFTCAPIPLMSINTWWFFAMISISGVFACTFSVVFAYVADVTEESERSLAYGLVSATFAASMVISPALGSYLMEVYEQNFPVALATAIAILDVFFILVAVPESLPEKARPPAPISWEQADPFAALGKVGKDHTILMLCVTVFLSYLPEAGQYSCIFVYLKLVMGFSATMVAVFIAVVGILSVCAQIILGPLMKTLGSKHTIMLGLLFEMLQLMWYGFGSQTWMMWAAGGLASVSSITYPAISAFVSMHSDADKQGLVQGMVTGMRGLCNGLGPAMFGVIFYLFHVDLNDDSSSSPRNTPKPPSPGDANGTSSNTHFEFIPGPPFVFGAFLVICALLVAAFIPDSGSTMLGSAHPSGSRRPSDYSKVNIPLYPTSIYRDDESLKMLLNSSQSLRCPTQLCSKRNVSSRCSVSY; from the exons atgaaattgaaaaagcgAAAGAGCTGGTGCGTGCAGTGCGTTAGTATGCCCGCTAAGGTGTCGAAGAAGGTCGTCGGGATGATAATCAGGAGTCGAAAATCCATCATGAAGGATGGTGTGATCACG AGTTCGGGAATCGGCGAAGCCAGCGTTTATCATGCCCTTGTCGTCATATTCCTGGAGTTCTTTGCCTGGGGACTGCTGACAATGCCCATTATTGCCGTTCTCAACAAGACATTTCCCGATCATACCTTTCTGATGAACGGTCTGATAATGGGCATCAAAGGGATTCTCTCGTTCCTCTCAGCTCCACTGATTGGCGCGCTCTCCGACGTTTGGGGAAGGAAATTCTTCCTGCTTATCACTGTAGCTTTTACCTGTGCGCCTATACCACTCATGAGCATAAATACATGGTGGTTTTTCGCCATGATTTCAATCAGCGGAGTATTTGCCTGCACATTCTCGGTTGTCTTTGCTTACGTCGCTGACGTCACCGAGGAGAGCGAACGTTCTCTGGCTTACGGTTTG gTGTCTGCCACGTTCGCAGCTAGTATGGTAATTAGTCCTGCGCTCGGTTCGTACCTGATGGAAGTTTACGAACAAAATTTCCCCGTTGCTTTGGCAACAGCCATTGCTATCCTAGATGTTTTCTTTATATTGGTTGCTGTGCCGGAAAGCTTGCCTGAAAAAGCTCGTCCTCCAGCCCCTATTTCTTGGGAACAAGCAGATCCCTTCGCAGCCTTGGGAAAG gtGGGCAAGGATCATACAATTTTGATGCTATGTGTCACCGTATTCCTGAGTTATTTGCCTGAAGCAGGCCAGTATAGCTGTATATTTGTCTACCTTAAATTAGTAATGGGTTTTTCTGCCACAATGGTGGCAGTATTTATAGCGGTAGTTGGAATATTAAGTGTCTGTGCACAAATAATACTTGGGCCTCTGATGAAGACCCTCGGAAGCAAGCACACAATTATGCTCGGTCTTCTCTTTGAGATGCTACAGCTGATGTGGTACGGATTTGGCTCGCAGACCTG GATGATGTGGGCCGCCGGAGGTCTCGCTTCAGTTTCGAGCATCACGTATCCCGCAATATCAGCCTTTGTTTCGATGCACTCAGATGCTGATAAGCAAGGTCTCGTCCAGGGAATGGTTACCGGTATGCGAGGTCTCTGTAACGGCCTCGGACCCGCAATGTTCGGTGTAATATTCTACCTCTTTCACGTTGACCTCAACGACGACTCCTCGAGTTCACCCAGAAACACCCCGAAACCGCCGTCACCGGGTGATGCAAATGGAACATCGTCAAATACGCATTTCGAG TTCATACCAGGACCGCCTTTTGTCTTTGGAGCCTTCTTGGTAATCTGCGCGCTCCTCGTCGCCGCGTTTATACCTGATTCAGGATCGACTATGCTCGGATCGGCGCATCCTTCTGGATCCCGGAGGCCCTCCG ATTACAGCAAAGTTAACATACCGCTTTACCCGACAAGCATTTATCGTGATGATGAATCGCTAAAAATGCTCCTGAATTCCTCTCAATCCCTGCGATGTCCAACGCAGTTATGCTCGAAACGGAACGTTTCATCCAGGTGTTCAGTGTCTTACTAA
- the LOC107224206 gene encoding hippocampus abundant transcript 1 protein isoform X2 gives MKLKKRKSWCVQCVSMPAKVSKKVVGMIIRSRKSIMKDGVITSSGIGEASVYHALVVIFLEFFAWGLLTMPIIAVLNKTFPDHTFLMNGLIMGIKGILSFLSAPLIGALSDVWGRKFFLLITVAFTCAPIPLMSINTWWFFAMISISGVFACTFSVVFAYVADVTEESERSLAYGLVSATFAASMVISPALGSYLMEVYEQNFPVALATAIAILDVFFILVAVPESLPEKARPPAPISWEQADPFAALGKVGKDHTILMLCVTVFLSYLPEAGQYSCIFVYLKLVMGFSATMVAVFIAVVGILSVCAQIILGPLMKTLGSKHTIMLGLLFEMLQLMWYGFGSQTWMMWAAGGLASVSSITYPAISAFVSMHSDADKQGLVQGMVTGMRGLCNGLGPAMFGVIFYLFHVDLNDDSSSSPRNTPKPPSPGDANGTSSNTHFEVIPQFIPGPPFVFGAFLVICALLVAAFIPDSGSTMLGSAHPSGSRRPSDYSKVNIPLYPTSIYRDDESLKMLLNSSQSLRCPTQLCSKRNVSSRCSVSY, from the exons atgaaattgaaaaagcgAAAGAGCTGGTGCGTGCAGTGCGTTAGTATGCCCGCTAAGGTGTCGAAGAAGGTCGTCGGGATGATAATCAGGAGTCGAAAATCCATCATGAAGGATGGTGTGATCACG AGTTCGGGAATCGGCGAAGCCAGCGTTTATCATGCCCTTGTCGTCATATTCCTGGAGTTCTTTGCCTGGGGACTGCTGACAATGCCCATTATTGCCGTTCTCAACAAGACATTTCCCGATCATACCTTTCTGATGAACGGTCTGATAATGGGCATCAAAGGGATTCTCTCGTTCCTCTCAGCTCCACTGATTGGCGCGCTCTCCGACGTTTGGGGAAGGAAATTCTTCCTGCTTATCACTGTAGCTTTTACCTGTGCGCCTATACCACTCATGAGCATAAATACATGGTGGTTTTTCGCCATGATTTCAATCAGCGGAGTATTTGCCTGCACATTCTCGGTTGTCTTTGCTTACGTCGCTGACGTCACCGAGGAGAGCGAACGTTCTCTGGCTTACGGTTTG gTGTCTGCCACGTTCGCAGCTAGTATGGTAATTAGTCCTGCGCTCGGTTCGTACCTGATGGAAGTTTACGAACAAAATTTCCCCGTTGCTTTGGCAACAGCCATTGCTATCCTAGATGTTTTCTTTATATTGGTTGCTGTGCCGGAAAGCTTGCCTGAAAAAGCTCGTCCTCCAGCCCCTATTTCTTGGGAACAAGCAGATCCCTTCGCAGCCTTGGGAAAG gtGGGCAAGGATCATACAATTTTGATGCTATGTGTCACCGTATTCCTGAGTTATTTGCCTGAAGCAGGCCAGTATAGCTGTATATTTGTCTACCTTAAATTAGTAATGGGTTTTTCTGCCACAATGGTGGCAGTATTTATAGCGGTAGTTGGAATATTAAGTGTCTGTGCACAAATAATACTTGGGCCTCTGATGAAGACCCTCGGAAGCAAGCACACAATTATGCTCGGTCTTCTCTTTGAGATGCTACAGCTGATGTGGTACGGATTTGGCTCGCAGACCTG GATGATGTGGGCCGCCGGAGGTCTCGCTTCAGTTTCGAGCATCACGTATCCCGCAATATCAGCCTTTGTTTCGATGCACTCAGATGCTGATAAGCAAGGTCTCGTCCAGGGAATGGTTACCGGTATGCGAGGTCTCTGTAACGGCCTCGGACCCGCAATGTTCGGTGTAATATTCTACCTCTTTCACGTTGACCTCAACGACGACTCCTCGAGTTCACCCAGAAACACCCCGAAACCGCCGTCACCGGGTGATGCAAATGGAACATCGTCAAATACGCATTTCGAGGTAATTCCACAG TTCATACCAGGACCGCCTTTTGTCTTTGGAGCCTTCTTGGTAATCTGCGCGCTCCTCGTCGCCGCGTTTATACCTGATTCAGGATCGACTATGCTCGGATCGGCGCATCCTTCTGGATCCCGGAGGCCCTCCG ATTACAGCAAAGTTAACATACCGCTTTACCCGACAAGCATTTATCGTGATGATGAATCGCTAAAAATGCTCCTGAATTCCTCTCAATCCCTGCGATGTCCAACGCAGTTATGCTCGAAACGGAACGTTTCATCCAGGTGTTCAGTGTCTTACTAA
- the LOC107224206 gene encoding hippocampus abundant transcript 1 protein isoform X5, which translates to MPPGADGGSEGPSCSEAHDGQEPALTKPPPLLSPVQRCYRHLKSSGIGEASVYHALVVIFLEFFAWGLLTMPIIAVLNKTFPDHTFLMNGLIMGIKGILSFLSAPLIGALSDVWGRKFFLLITVAFTCAPIPLMSINTWWFFAMISISGVFACTFSVVFAYVADVTEESERSLAYGLVSATFAASMVISPALGSYLMEVYEQNFPVALATAIAILDVFFILVAVPESLPEKARPPAPISWEQADPFAALGKVGKDHTILMLCVTVFLSYLPEAGQYSCIFVYLKLVMGFSATMVAVFIAVVGILSVCAQIILGPLMKTLGSKHTIMLGLLFEMLQLMWYGFGSQTWMMWAAGGLASVSSITYPAISAFVSMHSDADKQGLVQGMVTGMRGLCNGLGPAMFGVIFYLFHVDLNDDSSSSPRNTPKPPSPGDANGTSSNTHFEVIPQFIPGPPFVFGAFLVICALLVAAFIPDSGSTMLGSAHPSGSRRPSGKYAYQKCLSLDVHYETERVAGSRGKVGPLSPLVDSSNSAAL; encoded by the exons ATGCCCCCTGGTGCAGACGGGGGCTCGGAGGGCCCTTCGTGCTCCGAAGCTCACGATGGCCAGGAGCCAGCGCTGACTAAGCCTCCACCCTTATTATCGCCCGTTCAGCGTTGCTACAGACATCTCAAG AGTTCGGGAATCGGCGAAGCCAGCGTTTATCATGCCCTTGTCGTCATATTCCTGGAGTTCTTTGCCTGGGGACTGCTGACAATGCCCATTATTGCCGTTCTCAACAAGACATTTCCCGATCATACCTTTCTGATGAACGGTCTGATAATGGGCATCAAAGGGATTCTCTCGTTCCTCTCAGCTCCACTGATTGGCGCGCTCTCCGACGTTTGGGGAAGGAAATTCTTCCTGCTTATCACTGTAGCTTTTACCTGTGCGCCTATACCACTCATGAGCATAAATACATGGTGGTTTTTCGCCATGATTTCAATCAGCGGAGTATTTGCCTGCACATTCTCGGTTGTCTTTGCTTACGTCGCTGACGTCACCGAGGAGAGCGAACGTTCTCTGGCTTACGGTTTG gTGTCTGCCACGTTCGCAGCTAGTATGGTAATTAGTCCTGCGCTCGGTTCGTACCTGATGGAAGTTTACGAACAAAATTTCCCCGTTGCTTTGGCAACAGCCATTGCTATCCTAGATGTTTTCTTTATATTGGTTGCTGTGCCGGAAAGCTTGCCTGAAAAAGCTCGTCCTCCAGCCCCTATTTCTTGGGAACAAGCAGATCCCTTCGCAGCCTTGGGAAAG gtGGGCAAGGATCATACAATTTTGATGCTATGTGTCACCGTATTCCTGAGTTATTTGCCTGAAGCAGGCCAGTATAGCTGTATATTTGTCTACCTTAAATTAGTAATGGGTTTTTCTGCCACAATGGTGGCAGTATTTATAGCGGTAGTTGGAATATTAAGTGTCTGTGCACAAATAATACTTGGGCCTCTGATGAAGACCCTCGGAAGCAAGCACACAATTATGCTCGGTCTTCTCTTTGAGATGCTACAGCTGATGTGGTACGGATTTGGCTCGCAGACCTG GATGATGTGGGCCGCCGGAGGTCTCGCTTCAGTTTCGAGCATCACGTATCCCGCAATATCAGCCTTTGTTTCGATGCACTCAGATGCTGATAAGCAAGGTCTCGTCCAGGGAATGGTTACCGGTATGCGAGGTCTCTGTAACGGCCTCGGACCCGCAATGTTCGGTGTAATATTCTACCTCTTTCACGTTGACCTCAACGACGACTCCTCGAGTTCACCCAGAAACACCCCGAAACCGCCGTCACCGGGTGATGCAAATGGAACATCGTCAAATACGCATTTCGAGGTAATTCCACAG TTCATACCAGGACCGCCTTTTGTCTTTGGAGCCTTCTTGGTAATCTGCGCGCTCCTCGTCGCCGCGTTTATACCTGATTCAGGATCGACTATGCTCGGATCGGCGCATCCTTCTGGATCCCGGAGGCCCTCCGGTAAATACGCATATCAAAAAT GCCTTTCATTGGATGTTCATTACGAGACAGAGAGAGTGGCTGGCTCAAGGGGAAAAGTTGGACCATTGTCACCACTGGTTGACAGTTCAAACTCAGCCGCTCTATAA
- the LOC107224206 gene encoding hippocampus abundant transcript 1 protein isoform X6, protein MPPGADGGSEGPSCSEAHDGQEPALTKPPPLLSPVQRCYRHLKSSGIGEASVYHALVVIFLEFFAWGLLTMPIIAVLNKTFPDHTFLMNGLIMGIKGILSFLSAPLIGALSDVWGRKFFLLITVAFTCAPIPLMSINTWWFFAMISISGVFACTFSVVFAYVADVTEESERSLAYGLVSATFAASMVISPALGSYLMEVYEQNFPVALATAIAILDVFFILVAVPESLPEKARPPAPISWEQADPFAALGKVGKDHTILMLCVTVFLSYLPEAGQYSCIFVYLKLVMGFSATMVAVFIAVVGILSVCAQIILGPLMKTLGSKHTIMLGLLFEMLQLMWYGFGSQTWMMWAAGGLASVSSITYPAISAFVSMHSDADKQGLVQGMVTGMRGLCNGLGPAMFGVIFYLFHVDLNDDSSSSPRNTPKPPSPGDANGTSSNTHFEVIPQFIPGPPFVFGAFLVICALLVAAFIPDSGSTMLGSAHPSGSRRPSGLSLDVHYETERVAGSRGKVGPLSPLVDSSNSAAL, encoded by the exons ATGCCCCCTGGTGCAGACGGGGGCTCGGAGGGCCCTTCGTGCTCCGAAGCTCACGATGGCCAGGAGCCAGCGCTGACTAAGCCTCCACCCTTATTATCGCCCGTTCAGCGTTGCTACAGACATCTCAAG AGTTCGGGAATCGGCGAAGCCAGCGTTTATCATGCCCTTGTCGTCATATTCCTGGAGTTCTTTGCCTGGGGACTGCTGACAATGCCCATTATTGCCGTTCTCAACAAGACATTTCCCGATCATACCTTTCTGATGAACGGTCTGATAATGGGCATCAAAGGGATTCTCTCGTTCCTCTCAGCTCCACTGATTGGCGCGCTCTCCGACGTTTGGGGAAGGAAATTCTTCCTGCTTATCACTGTAGCTTTTACCTGTGCGCCTATACCACTCATGAGCATAAATACATGGTGGTTTTTCGCCATGATTTCAATCAGCGGAGTATTTGCCTGCACATTCTCGGTTGTCTTTGCTTACGTCGCTGACGTCACCGAGGAGAGCGAACGTTCTCTGGCTTACGGTTTG gTGTCTGCCACGTTCGCAGCTAGTATGGTAATTAGTCCTGCGCTCGGTTCGTACCTGATGGAAGTTTACGAACAAAATTTCCCCGTTGCTTTGGCAACAGCCATTGCTATCCTAGATGTTTTCTTTATATTGGTTGCTGTGCCGGAAAGCTTGCCTGAAAAAGCTCGTCCTCCAGCCCCTATTTCTTGGGAACAAGCAGATCCCTTCGCAGCCTTGGGAAAG gtGGGCAAGGATCATACAATTTTGATGCTATGTGTCACCGTATTCCTGAGTTATTTGCCTGAAGCAGGCCAGTATAGCTGTATATTTGTCTACCTTAAATTAGTAATGGGTTTTTCTGCCACAATGGTGGCAGTATTTATAGCGGTAGTTGGAATATTAAGTGTCTGTGCACAAATAATACTTGGGCCTCTGATGAAGACCCTCGGAAGCAAGCACACAATTATGCTCGGTCTTCTCTTTGAGATGCTACAGCTGATGTGGTACGGATTTGGCTCGCAGACCTG GATGATGTGGGCCGCCGGAGGTCTCGCTTCAGTTTCGAGCATCACGTATCCCGCAATATCAGCCTTTGTTTCGATGCACTCAGATGCTGATAAGCAAGGTCTCGTCCAGGGAATGGTTACCGGTATGCGAGGTCTCTGTAACGGCCTCGGACCCGCAATGTTCGGTGTAATATTCTACCTCTTTCACGTTGACCTCAACGACGACTCCTCGAGTTCACCCAGAAACACCCCGAAACCGCCGTCACCGGGTGATGCAAATGGAACATCGTCAAATACGCATTTCGAGGTAATTCCACAG TTCATACCAGGACCGCCTTTTGTCTTTGGAGCCTTCTTGGTAATCTGCGCGCTCCTCGTCGCCGCGTTTATACCTGATTCAGGATCGACTATGCTCGGATCGGCGCATCCTTCTGGATCCCGGAGGCCCTCCG GCCTTTCATTGGATGTTCATTACGAGACAGAGAGAGTGGCTGGCTCAAGGGGAAAAGTTGGACCATTGTCACCACTGGTTGACAGTTCAAACTCAGCCGCTCTATAA
- the LOC107224206 gene encoding hippocampus abundant transcript 1 protein isoform X1: MPPGADGGSEGPSCSEAHDGQEPALTKPPPLLSPVQRCYRHLKSSGIGEASVYHALVVIFLEFFAWGLLTMPIIAVLNKTFPDHTFLMNGLIMGIKGILSFLSAPLIGALSDVWGRKFFLLITVAFTCAPIPLMSINTWWFFAMISISGVFACTFSVVFAYVADVTEESERSLAYGLVSATFAASMVISPALGSYLMEVYEQNFPVALATAIAILDVFFILVAVPESLPEKARPPAPISWEQADPFAALGKVGKDHTILMLCVTVFLSYLPEAGQYSCIFVYLKLVMGFSATMVAVFIAVVGILSVCAQIILGPLMKTLGSKHTIMLGLLFEMLQLMWYGFGSQTWMMWAAGGLASVSSITYPAISAFVSMHSDADKQGLVQGMVTGMRGLCNGLGPAMFGVIFYLFHVDLNDDSSSSPRNTPKPPSPGDANGTSSNTHFEVIPQFIPGPPFVFGAFLVICALLVAAFIPDSGSTMLGSAHPSGSRRPSDYSKVNIPLYPTSIYRDDESLKMLLNSSQSLRCPTQLCSKRNVSSRCSVSY; this comes from the exons ATGCCCCCTGGTGCAGACGGGGGCTCGGAGGGCCCTTCGTGCTCCGAAGCTCACGATGGCCAGGAGCCAGCGCTGACTAAGCCTCCACCCTTATTATCGCCCGTTCAGCGTTGCTACAGACATCTCAAG AGTTCGGGAATCGGCGAAGCCAGCGTTTATCATGCCCTTGTCGTCATATTCCTGGAGTTCTTTGCCTGGGGACTGCTGACAATGCCCATTATTGCCGTTCTCAACAAGACATTTCCCGATCATACCTTTCTGATGAACGGTCTGATAATGGGCATCAAAGGGATTCTCTCGTTCCTCTCAGCTCCACTGATTGGCGCGCTCTCCGACGTTTGGGGAAGGAAATTCTTCCTGCTTATCACTGTAGCTTTTACCTGTGCGCCTATACCACTCATGAGCATAAATACATGGTGGTTTTTCGCCATGATTTCAATCAGCGGAGTATTTGCCTGCACATTCTCGGTTGTCTTTGCTTACGTCGCTGACGTCACCGAGGAGAGCGAACGTTCTCTGGCTTACGGTTTG gTGTCTGCCACGTTCGCAGCTAGTATGGTAATTAGTCCTGCGCTCGGTTCGTACCTGATGGAAGTTTACGAACAAAATTTCCCCGTTGCTTTGGCAACAGCCATTGCTATCCTAGATGTTTTCTTTATATTGGTTGCTGTGCCGGAAAGCTTGCCTGAAAAAGCTCGTCCTCCAGCCCCTATTTCTTGGGAACAAGCAGATCCCTTCGCAGCCTTGGGAAAG gtGGGCAAGGATCATACAATTTTGATGCTATGTGTCACCGTATTCCTGAGTTATTTGCCTGAAGCAGGCCAGTATAGCTGTATATTTGTCTACCTTAAATTAGTAATGGGTTTTTCTGCCACAATGGTGGCAGTATTTATAGCGGTAGTTGGAATATTAAGTGTCTGTGCACAAATAATACTTGGGCCTCTGATGAAGACCCTCGGAAGCAAGCACACAATTATGCTCGGTCTTCTCTTTGAGATGCTACAGCTGATGTGGTACGGATTTGGCTCGCAGACCTG GATGATGTGGGCCGCCGGAGGTCTCGCTTCAGTTTCGAGCATCACGTATCCCGCAATATCAGCCTTTGTTTCGATGCACTCAGATGCTGATAAGCAAGGTCTCGTCCAGGGAATGGTTACCGGTATGCGAGGTCTCTGTAACGGCCTCGGACCCGCAATGTTCGGTGTAATATTCTACCTCTTTCACGTTGACCTCAACGACGACTCCTCGAGTTCACCCAGAAACACCCCGAAACCGCCGTCACCGGGTGATGCAAATGGAACATCGTCAAATACGCATTTCGAGGTAATTCCACAG TTCATACCAGGACCGCCTTTTGTCTTTGGAGCCTTCTTGGTAATCTGCGCGCTCCTCGTCGCCGCGTTTATACCTGATTCAGGATCGACTATGCTCGGATCGGCGCATCCTTCTGGATCCCGGAGGCCCTCCG ATTACAGCAAAGTTAACATACCGCTTTACCCGACAAGCATTTATCGTGATGATGAATCGCTAAAAATGCTCCTGAATTCCTCTCAATCCCTGCGATGTCCAACGCAGTTATGCTCGAAACGGAACGTTTCATCCAGGTGTTCAGTGTCTTACTAA
- the LOC107224206 gene encoding hippocampus abundant transcript 1 protein isoform X3 → MPPGADGGSEGPSCSEAHDGQEPALTKPPPLLSPVQRCYRHLKSSGIGEASVYHALVVIFLEFFAWGLLTMPIIAVLNKTFPDHTFLMNGLIMGIKGILSFLSAPLIGALSDVWGRKFFLLITVAFTCAPIPLMSINTWWFFAMISISGVFACTFSVVFAYVADVTEESERSLAYGLVSATFAASMVISPALGSYLMEVYEQNFPVALATAIAILDVFFILVAVPESLPEKARPPAPISWEQADPFAALGKVGKDHTILMLCVTVFLSYLPEAGQYSCIFVYLKLVMGFSATMVAVFIAVVGILSVCAQIILGPLMKTLGSKHTIMLGLLFEMLQLMWYGFGSQTWMMWAAGGLASVSSITYPAISAFVSMHSDADKQGLVQGMVTGMRGLCNGLGPAMFGVIFYLFHVDLNDDSSSSPRNTPKPPSPGDANGTSSNTHFEFIPGPPFVFGAFLVICALLVAAFIPDSGSTMLGSAHPSGSRRPSDYSKVNIPLYPTSIYRDDESLKMLLNSSQSLRCPTQLCSKRNVSSRCSVSY, encoded by the exons ATGCCCCCTGGTGCAGACGGGGGCTCGGAGGGCCCTTCGTGCTCCGAAGCTCACGATGGCCAGGAGCCAGCGCTGACTAAGCCTCCACCCTTATTATCGCCCGTTCAGCGTTGCTACAGACATCTCAAG AGTTCGGGAATCGGCGAAGCCAGCGTTTATCATGCCCTTGTCGTCATATTCCTGGAGTTCTTTGCCTGGGGACTGCTGACAATGCCCATTATTGCCGTTCTCAACAAGACATTTCCCGATCATACCTTTCTGATGAACGGTCTGATAATGGGCATCAAAGGGATTCTCTCGTTCCTCTCAGCTCCACTGATTGGCGCGCTCTCCGACGTTTGGGGAAGGAAATTCTTCCTGCTTATCACTGTAGCTTTTACCTGTGCGCCTATACCACTCATGAGCATAAATACATGGTGGTTTTTCGCCATGATTTCAATCAGCGGAGTATTTGCCTGCACATTCTCGGTTGTCTTTGCTTACGTCGCTGACGTCACCGAGGAGAGCGAACGTTCTCTGGCTTACGGTTTG gTGTCTGCCACGTTCGCAGCTAGTATGGTAATTAGTCCTGCGCTCGGTTCGTACCTGATGGAAGTTTACGAACAAAATTTCCCCGTTGCTTTGGCAACAGCCATTGCTATCCTAGATGTTTTCTTTATATTGGTTGCTGTGCCGGAAAGCTTGCCTGAAAAAGCTCGTCCTCCAGCCCCTATTTCTTGGGAACAAGCAGATCCCTTCGCAGCCTTGGGAAAG gtGGGCAAGGATCATACAATTTTGATGCTATGTGTCACCGTATTCCTGAGTTATTTGCCTGAAGCAGGCCAGTATAGCTGTATATTTGTCTACCTTAAATTAGTAATGGGTTTTTCTGCCACAATGGTGGCAGTATTTATAGCGGTAGTTGGAATATTAAGTGTCTGTGCACAAATAATACTTGGGCCTCTGATGAAGACCCTCGGAAGCAAGCACACAATTATGCTCGGTCTTCTCTTTGAGATGCTACAGCTGATGTGGTACGGATTTGGCTCGCAGACCTG GATGATGTGGGCCGCCGGAGGTCTCGCTTCAGTTTCGAGCATCACGTATCCCGCAATATCAGCCTTTGTTTCGATGCACTCAGATGCTGATAAGCAAGGTCTCGTCCAGGGAATGGTTACCGGTATGCGAGGTCTCTGTAACGGCCTCGGACCCGCAATGTTCGGTGTAATATTCTACCTCTTTCACGTTGACCTCAACGACGACTCCTCGAGTTCACCCAGAAACACCCCGAAACCGCCGTCACCGGGTGATGCAAATGGAACATCGTCAAATACGCATTTCGAG TTCATACCAGGACCGCCTTTTGTCTTTGGAGCCTTCTTGGTAATCTGCGCGCTCCTCGTCGCCGCGTTTATACCTGATTCAGGATCGACTATGCTCGGATCGGCGCATCCTTCTGGATCCCGGAGGCCCTCCG ATTACAGCAAAGTTAACATACCGCTTTACCCGACAAGCATTTATCGTGATGATGAATCGCTAAAAATGCTCCTGAATTCCTCTCAATCCCTGCGATGTCCAACGCAGTTATGCTCGAAACGGAACGTTTCATCCAGGTGTTCAGTGTCTTACTAA
- the LOC107224204 gene encoding TBC1 domain family member 7, whose translation MTDERNFRSSYYEKVGFRSVEEKKSLEILLKERPLDKAKLKQFCLRFAVPAIYRNLLWKIILGVVPVYTESHAFVTAQRKIEFDDLKRALCTIKTVEENSKPHHLFLTMWILRSRRVSLDMNAVLETPLLKAMSQLAESVTQIIDATHEPVDTFWVLGGLLDIVQKIHGDVGRLQECTCTLLEREDSELHRHLVKISTLQFLPYETWFCSCFAGTISDSSIPKIWDKIVAGSYKILVFVTLVTLTSLRRLLLRCEGIDYVLDCINNISEETAEMIVNKAIELWQQSGSALASMSQITVNSVQNT comes from the exons ATGACAGACGAGCGTAATTTCCGGTCATCCTATTACGAAAAG GTGGGATTTCGCAGTGTCGAAGAGAAGAAATCCCTGGAAATATTGCTGAAGGAGCGTCCGCTTGACAAGGCGAAGCTTAAGCAGTTTTGCCTGAGGTTCGCAGTACCGGCAATATACAGAAATTTACTATGGAAAATAATCCTGGGTGTCGTGCCAGTCTACACCGAAAGTCATGCATTTGTTACAGCGCAGAGAAAAATAGAGTTCGATGACCTGAAACGTGCGCTTTGTACGATCAAAACAGTCGAAGAAAACAGTAAACCACACCATCTTTTTTTAACGATGTGGATTTTGCGATCAAGACGTGTCAGCTTAGACATGAACGCCGTACTAGAAACTCCGCTACTAAA GGCTATGAGTCAGCTGGCTGAAAGTGTCACACAGATCATAGACGCCACTCACGAACCGGTTGACACTTTCTGGGTGCTTGGTGGGCTCCTGGACATCGTGCAAAAGATTCATGGCGACGTCGGGAGGCTCCAGGAGTGCACCTGCACATTGTTGGAAAGAGAAGACTCCGAGCTTCACAGACACTTGGTGAAGATCAGCACGCTACAGTTTCTGCCGTATGAGACATGGTTTTGCTCCTGTTTCGCAGGGACGATTAGCGATAGCTCCATACCAAA AATCTGGGACAAGATAGTTGCCGGATCCTATAAGATTCTGGTCTTTGTCACCCTTGTGACTTTGACCAGTTTGAGGCGGCTCTTGCTTCGCTGCGAAGGAATAGATTATGTACTTGACTGCATTAATAAT ATATCCGAAGAGACTGCTGAGATGATAGTAAACAAGGCGATTGAACTGTGGCAGCAAAGCGGTTCCGCGCTGGCATCCATGTCTCAAATTACAGTGAACTCTGTACAGAATACCTGA